The genome window ACCGGCACGGAGTGCCCCCCCGACATCCCCCTGCTGGTCCGGACAGCCAGAGAAACGCTTCGCAGCGGCTTTCTGGCCGGACAGGTCGGGCTGTCGGGCGCCAATGCGGCGCTTGCCGACAGCGGCGCCATCGCCATCATGACCAATGAGGGGAATGGACGGCTGGTAACCACCCTCCCCCAGACCCATATCGCGTTGATCGGCGTTGAAAAGATCGTACCGTCGTTTGCCGAGGCCCTGGACGTCATCAACATTCTGCCGAAGAACGCCACCGGCCAGAAGATCACGTCCTATGTCTCGCTCATCAAGGGGCCGGGAAACGACGCCGGGCGGGAACTGCATATCGTCCTCCTGGACAACGGCCGGACCGAACTCGCTGCCGATCCGGTCTTCGGCGAGGCGCTGCAGTGCGTCAAATGCGGTGCCTGCGCCAATGTCTGCCCCATCTACGAGATTGTCGGCGGGCACGTATTCGGCCACATCTACGTCGGCGGCATCGGCCTGGTTCTTACCCCCTTCTTTCACGGTTTCGAGAATGCCGAGGAGATCCTCAAGCTCTGCATCGGCTGCCGGAAATGCAATGAGGTCTGCGCCGCCCGGATCGACATCGAGGGGCTGATCGTCGATCTGCGCGACAGGATCAGGAAGCCGGTGGGCCAGAAGTTTCTCTTTAGCACCCTGATGAAAAACCGCCGCCTGTTCCATACCACCCTGCGCGCACTCTACCTGGCGCAAAAGCCGTTCCAGAGCGAGGGTGGCCGGATTCGCCACCTCCCGCTGATTCTTAACCGGGAAACTGCCAACCGCTCCCTCCCCCCCATCGCCGAGAAGCCGTTCCGCGACCTGGTGCAGAAGGGAGAAACCGGAGGCTCCGGCGAAAAGGTGCTCTTCTATTCCGGCTGTCTTGCCGACTTCGTCTACCCGGAGCTCTGCACGGAGACCGTGGAAAGCCTGGGAAAACTCGGCTACCGTGTCTCCTTCCCCGCTGAACAGACCTGCTGCGGCATCCCGGCCCGCTACTCCGGCGAAATGGATGTTGCCAGGGATATGGCCCGGATCAATACCGACGTACTGCTCGCCGGGGACGCCGCATATGTGGCAACCATCTGCCCCACCTGCACCATGTCGCTCCGGCATGACTTCCCGAAACTGCTGGCAGATGACCCGGTCTATGCGGCGCGCTCCAGGGAGCTGGCAGCAAAGGTCTGCAACTATTCCGAACTGGTCGCGCAAAAGATCGGAACTGCGCCCGTAACGGCAACGGATGACGACGAAACCGCGCAGGTCACCTATCACGACGCCTGTCATCTGAAACGGGGGTGCGGTGTCCACGAGGAACCGCGAAGGGTGCTGCGCGAACTGGTCGGGGCAGAGATCAGGGAGATGGCCGATTGCGACAAGTGCTGCGGCTTTGGCGGTTCCTATGCCATCAAGTATCCGGAGATTTCCCAGGAGGTCCTGAAGAATAAGCTGGAGAGTATCAGGGCGACCGGAGCCAGGATCGTGGCAGTCGATTGCCCAGGGTGCAAACTGCAGATCGAAGGGGGATTGGAAGGGGCCGGCAGCAGCATCGCCGTGGAGCACAGTGCTACCCTGGTGGCCCGGCGACTGGGTTCGTAAACAATGCGACTGCAACAGCTCTGGAGGTCTATCGTTCTCCCTTTTCGGCTACAAATCCGAGTTCGAGAGACTTCTTCCTCAGTTGCTTAAGGACCGCAGGGGGTGCCTTGTCCTGCAACTCCTGGGAGTAAAAATAGAAAATGCCCGCCAGTGTCCTCTTTTCCCGCTCAGGGTAGACATCGGCAAGAGGGATCAACTGCTGGACATAGGGGAGTCCGTCGTCAAAGCGGTCCAGTTTGCCATAGACGATGGCAAGCCCTGCCAGACGCCGGCCGATTTTCTTCTGCGACGGCTGGGGCTGATGCTGTTCGATCGTCAGCGACTGGCGGAAGAGGTCGACAGCCTGATCGTCCTTGCCCAGACGACGCTTGATCCGCGCCAGGTTGTACAAGCGCTGGGATTTCAGGGAATCGCTCAGGCCAGTTGTCGCGACAGCCTGCTGGCACGACTCCTCGGCAGCCTCCAGACGACCATCCCGTTCCGCCTCGATGCAGGTTTCGACATAGTGATGTGAATCGGCACCCTTGACCGCTTCACCACTCCGAATAGGTACACTGAACGTTGCCGGCACCGTACACCCCGCAACCACTACCAGACAAGCAACGATGGCAACCATCCTGATAAGTTCGTTCATAGGACCCCTCATCCAGCTAACGGCTCAATGCCCCACGGTCCTCCAAGAGGATCCCACAGCGGGCAACCTGTACGCGGCACATCACGGCAGGGGCATTCCCCCGGTTGACATGAAAACTCACTTTATCTTCCTGACTTGGCACGAACATTCCCCATTGACATGAAAGCACCCTATCGGATATTTTAATGAAAGGCGGGCTGCCAGCATGACTCTTCCCAACGGCCCGGACAGCACCCTATCTGTCCGGTTGCCGGCTGGGGATTCCTTCTGAATGCCCCCATCAACTCCCGCACCGGGACAACAGTCAGAGAAGAACGAAGGAGGAGAACGAAGTGAAGAAGCTTGGCAACATCTGCATCGATTGCGGCAGCAACAGCGTCAACAGGATCGAGGAACGCGAAGGTCGCCTCTTCCGTTTCGAGAGAATCGAGTACGCTTGTGGTGCAACCCTTGAGACCTATCACACCGCCAACGACAATATGGCCCGTGCCATTCACAGCGGCTGTAGCGCTGGCGAATAATACACCCATCCTCAGAAACCCAGAGCGGCTGGCATCACATGCCGGCCGTTTTTTTTTGCACCGAGAGGATATCCCGACGGCGCGCCGAGGCATGGATGATCGGTCGGACGATGTCTCTTTACAACGAAATGTCGTTGCGATTCTTGTCTCTCGCCAACCGGGTGCTATATTGTATGAGCATCACCCTGCAACCGCGGGTGCCCCGCCACGCCGACACGGCAACCAGGCGCAGAGCCGCATTACGCAGGGACACTACTCGCAAGGATACCGTTCATGTCCTTTGTTGGCGATCTTGAACATCTCCCCATCGTCGATGTGATCCAGTTGTTGCATTCGACGCGCAAATCGGGAACCCTCTGCCTCAAGAGCCAGAGGGGCGAAAGCCACCTGGTGTTCAAGGACGGCTATATCGTCAGCGCCAACCATGCCAACACCGGAATCCGCGTCGGGCGAATCCTGGTGGAGATGCAGGCCATAACCGAAGACGATCTT of Geobacter sp. contains these proteins:
- a CDS encoding tetratricopeptide repeat protein, whose translation is MRGPMNELIRMVAIVACLVVVAGCTVPATFSVPIRSGEAVKGADSHHYVETCIEAERDGRLEAAEESCQQAVATTGLSDSLKSQRLYNLARIKRRLGKDDQAVDLFRQSLTIEQHQPQPSQKKIGRRLAGLAIVYGKLDRFDDGLPYVQQLIPLADVYPEREKRTLAGIFYFYSQELQDKAPPAVLKQLRKKSLELGFVAEKGER